The sequence GTATGGAGTTGATCCTGCTAGTGGCTGTCGTTGGGGTAGGTCACTCCGAGTTGTGCGCGGACACCGTCGAAGAGGCGCATGGTGTTCAAGGTGTCTTCGAGGGGCATGACCGGGCTTTCGGTCAGCCCCTGCTGGACGCACCTCATCACCTCGCGGAGCTCGTAGGCGTAGCCCTTTCCCACGACGTCGAAGCTTTCCGTGCGGCGGTCCTCCCACCCCTTGGCGATGACCAGTTCGCTGGGATTGTTGATGGAACCCACGCTCTGCAGGAAGCCGAGGCTGCCGGCCACCGTGGCAGTGCGGGGTCCGTGGGCCAGCAGGGAGGAGGTGAGCTGGACCTGGGCGGCGTGGCCGTAGCCAAGGCTCAGGGCGTTCTGTGCATCGACGCCGTCGTCGTTGACGAAGCCCGTGGCGCTGACGGTCTGCGGGAAGCCAAGCGTGCCCAGCGCCCAGAGCAGCGGGTAGACGGACAGATCCAGCAGTGCACCCCCGCCGTCCTTCCGCGCCCACAACCTGGCCGTGGGGGAGTAGGGTGCCGGGAATCCCAGATCTGCGGTGACCCAGTGGATATCGCCCAGCTCGCCGGACGCCGCAATCTCGAAAGCGCGCTGCATCGACGGCAGGAACCGGCTCCAGACCGCCTCCATCAGGAAAAGCTTCCGGCTGCGCGCAACCTCGATGAGCTCGGCCGCTTCCCGGGCGTTGATCGTGAAGGTCTTCTCGCACAGGACGTGCTTGCCCGCGTTCAGTGCGGCCAGGACCATCCCGTGGTGCTGCGCATGCGGCGTGGCGACGTAGACAACGTCCACCGCGTCATCGGCGAGCAGCCGCTGGTAGCCGGGCACCCCGCCGTCGTCCCCGTAGGCCTTTGCGAAGTCGTACGCCACAGCAAAAGCATCCGCGGTGTCCTGCGCCCTTGAACTGACCGCATAGAGCTCGGCATCTTCAAGCAGTGCCAGATCCTGGGAGACGGCGCGGGCGATGCTGCCCGTTGCGATGATTCCCCAGCGCAGGGGAGTCCCGGTGGCGGTCCGGGGATCCCGGTCAGGCTGCGTGGAAAGCCATGGTGTGGCGATGGGAGCGCTCATAGCAGCCATCCTGTCACAGCGGCACCGCAGGAGTGGAGAACCTGCGGCGGGTGGTAGTTCAAAGAAAAGGGGGCCAAGGGCTGGAGCGCAAGCCCCTGCCCTTGGCCCTCTTCCGTGGGTCAGGCGCTGGCGGCGACGGCGGTCCGTCCCCGGACCGGCTCTTCCGTCAGCTTGCCCTGCTGCAGCCGGAACCGGCGGTCGGTCTTGTTTGCCAGGACCCTGTCGTGGGTGACCACCAGGATGGTGGTGTTGTGATCGCGGCTCAGCGAGCTGAGGAGTTCGATGATGTGGTCACCCGTCTGCTCATCCAGGTTGCCGGTGGGCTCGTCCGCCAGGATCAGCTTCGGCTCGTTGGCCAAGGCGCGGGCAATGGCCACGCGCTGCTGCTCGCCGCCGGAGAGCCTGTTGATCCGCCGGTCGTGCTTGGACGGATCAAGCTGCACCTGTTCCAGCAGTCCCTTGGCCCGCTCCAGCCTGTCGGACTTCCGTTTTCCGGCGAATTCCATGGGCAGCATGACATTGTCTACGGCGGACAGGTTGGGGATCAGGTTGAACTGCTGGAATACGAACCCGATGTCCCGGCGCCGGTATTCCGTCAGCTTGCTGTCCGGCAGATTGGCCAGGCTAACGCCGTTGACGACGACGTCCCCGCTGGTGGGCTTGTCCAGCGCACCAAGGAGGGACAGCAGGGTGCTTTTGCCGCTTCCGCTCTTGCCCACGATCGAGGCGAGGGTGCCCTGTTCCAGGACGAAGCTGACATCGTTGACCGGCTTGATGGTGCGGTCACCGGAGTTGAAGGTGCGGACCAGGTTCTTGACTTCAATCATGGCTATTCTCCTCGCAGGACTTCGATGGGACGGATGCGCGCGGTAAGCAGCGCGGGGATCAGGGCGCCGATGATGGCGACGCCGAATACGGCAGCGATTCCGCCGGCGATCACCTCCGGGGACGCGCTCGCGGTGACCGAGTTCAGCAGCTGGGAGGCGCCGCCGAAGGGTCCGCCCTGGGTGCCGCGGACGCTTCCCCCACCCGCGGCGGCCGGGAAGTTGCGGCCGGCGGTGGCCGTGGAGTTACTGCTGATCAGGGCCGAGGCGATGCCGCCGCTGGCGAAGGATGCGATCGCTGCCCCCACTGCGCTGCCCAGGGCCGCGAGGACCAGCGCTTCGAGGACGAACTGCAGGCCGATGGTGCGGTTGGGTGCGCCAATGGCCTTCAGGACACCGATTTCGCGGTGGCGCTCGCGGACCAGCATCACCATGATGAGCAGGAAGATCAGCCCGGCGGTGCCCAGCGCGGCGACAAAGGCGATGAAGGAGATGTTCTTGACGCTGTCAAGGGAGCTGACTGCGGTCTGCAGGTTCTGTCCCTGGGTAACGTCCGCCTTGCCGGTGCCGAGCGCGGCCTGCAGGGCAGCCTTGGCGGTGGCGACGTTATCCATTGAATTGACCGTGACGATCATGCTGGACAGCTCACCGGGCGTCCCCGCGAGTGTTTGGGCCGTGGGGAGTGTGACGTAAACAGCGTTGTTGCCAAAGGCCGTTCCGGCGTCGAACAGTCCGGTCACCGTGTAGGCCTGGTCATTGATGGTGAAGCTGGAGCCGACGGAGAGGCCGTTCTTCTCCGCCAGGGTGGTTCCCAGCAGAGCCCCGGTGGAGGCTGCCGAGTAGTCGCCCAGTCCGGTGCCCTGGGTGATGTTCAGGGCTTTGCCGGTGGTGTCCACCTCGGCGCCGATGCCCGTGGCGGTGATCGGCAGGGAGCGGACGGGCTGCTGGGTGGTGCCGGTGGACCCGGTGGTTCCATTGGCCTGCTGGTTGCGGTTGCCCAGGGTGCCGGCATCCACCGCAGCGGTGAGGCTGGTGGTCAGGGTGGCCGCAGCCTGGCCACCGGGGCCGCCCTGTCCGGTCTGGCCACCCGGCCCGGCCTGGCCGGTCCCGCCTGCGGCCGCCTGTGCCGCGGCTGCGTCCGCGTTCCTCAGCCTGAGGGAGGAGGTCCCGACGACGGCGCTGACGTTCGGCACGCCGGCGGCGGTGGCTGCCTGGTCGGCTGTGAGGGGTTCACCGCCGCCTTCGAAGCCTTGCCCGCCGGCGGGGTTGACGGTCAGGACGGTGCCGACGGAGGCGTTGAGCTCCTGCACCTTCGCTCCGACCGCCTGGTTCGCCACCAGCATGGCCAGGGCCAGGCCAATGGCGACGGCCAGCACCGCTACGACTGCTGCGGTGCGGACCTTGTTTCTGAAGGCATTGCCTACGCTTCGGGCAAGGACGCTCACGTTACTCCTAGGACTCAGGTGCCGGCGCGTGGGGCCGGCTTCGCATCAACCCTCGCCGGGCATCCTGTGCGGGAATCCGGCCACACCTGTGCCTGGCCTGTGAAGGGTGTTGCTGCTGGGGCAGGACGCAGGAAAGCCCGGTCCTTTTGAAGGACCGGGCTTTCCGTTCGCCGGCGGGAGCCGGCTTTGCCTGTCGGTATTACTTGGTGATCGGGCCGAGTACGGGATCGTCCGTGTAGGCGGTCTTGACGTTGGCGGAGGTCACGATGACCGGCTCCAGCAGGTAGGCGGGAACCACCTTGTTGCCGTTGTTGTAGGACTTGTCGTCGTTGACCTCGGGCTTCTTGCCGGCCTGCAGGTCCTTGACCATGGTGATGGCGTGCTCAACCAGCTTGCGGGTGTCCTTGTTGATGGTGGAGTACTGCTCGCCTGCCATGATCGACTTGACCGACTCAACCTCGGAGTCCTGGCCGGTGACAACCGGGATCGGCTTGCCGGCAGCCTTGACCGAGGTCAGGATCGCGCGGGCCAGGGTGTCGTTCGGGGAGAGGACGCCGTCCACGTTGGCGGTGGTGTAGCTGCCGCTGAGCAGGGTGTCCATGCGGCGCTGGGCGTTTTCAGCCTTCCAGCCCTGGGTCACGGCCTGCTCGAAGCTGTTCTGCCCGGAGACGACCTTCAGGGTGCCGTCGTCGATCTTGGGCTTCAGGACGCTCATGGCACCGTTGAAGAACACCTTGGCGTTGGCGTCGTCGGGGGAACCGGCGAACAGTTCGATGTTGTACGGACCAGCCGGCTTCTTGGCCTTGAGTCCGTCCAGCAGGGCCTGGCCCTGGAGAACGCCGACCTTGAAGTTGTCGTAGGCCACGTAGTAGTCCACGTTGGCGGTGTTCAGCAGGAGGCGGTCGTAGGCGATGATGGTGGCGCCTGCGTCTTTGGCCTGCTTGAGCTGGGTACCCAGCTGGGAACCGTCGATGGCGCCTACGATGATGACCTTGGCGCCCTTGGTAACCATGGCGCTGATCTGGTTCTGCTGCTCCGAAACGCCGCCGTTGGCGAACTGGACGTCAGCCTTGAACCCTGCGCCGTTCAGGCCGTCGTTGAACAGCTTCTCGGCCAGGACCCAGTTCTCACTGGTCTTCTGCGGAAGCGCGACGCCGATGGAGGAGTTCTGGTCGAATCCCGCGGCACCGCTGCTGGAACCACCGGAGGGTTCCGAGCGTCCACA comes from Pseudarthrobacter sp. NIBRBAC000502770 and encodes:
- a CDS encoding Gfo/Idh/MocA family protein is translated as MSAPIATPWLSTQPDRDPRTATGTPLRWGIIATGSIARAVSQDLALLEDAELYAVSSRAQDTADAFAVAYDFAKAYGDDGGVPGYQRLLADDAVDVVYVATPHAQHHGMVLAALNAGKHVLCEKTFTINAREAAELIEVARSRKLFLMEAVWSRFLPSMQRAFEIAASGELGDIHWVTADLGFPAPYSPTARLWARKDGGGALLDLSVYPLLWALGTLGFPQTVSATGFVNDDGVDAQNALSLGYGHAAQVQLTSSLLAHGPRTATVAGSLGFLQSVGSINNPSELVIAKGWEDRRTESFDVVGKGYAYELREVMRCVQQGLTESPVMPLEDTLNTMRLFDGVRAQLGVTYPNDSH
- a CDS encoding ABC transporter permease gives rise to the protein MSVLARSVGNAFRNKVRTAAVVAVLAVAIGLALAMLVANQAVGAKVQELNASVGTVLTVNPAGGQGFEGGGEPLTADQAATAAGVPNVSAVVGTSSLRLRNADAAAAQAAAGGTGQAGPGGQTGQGGPGGQAAATLTTSLTAAVDAGTLGNRNQQANGTTGSTGTTQQPVRSLPITATGIGAEVDTTGKALNITQGTGLGDYSAASTGALLGTTLAEKNGLSVGSSFTINDQAYTVTGLFDAGTAFGNNAVYVTLPTAQTLAGTPGELSSMIVTVNSMDNVATAKAALQAALGTGKADVTQGQNLQTAVSSLDSVKNISFIAFVAALGTAGLIFLLIMVMLVRERHREIGVLKAIGAPNRTIGLQFVLEALVLAALGSAVGAAIASFASGGIASALISSNSTATAGRNFPAAAGGGSVRGTQGGPFGGASQLLNSVTASASPEVIAGGIAAVFGVAIIGALIPALLTARIRPIEVLRGE
- a CDS encoding ABC transporter ATP-binding protein, whose amino-acid sequence is MIEVKNLVRTFNSGDRTIKPVNDVSFVLEQGTLASIVGKSGSGKSTLLSLLGALDKPTSGDVVVNGVSLANLPDSKLTEYRRRDIGFVFQQFNLIPNLSAVDNVMLPMEFAGKRKSDRLERAKGLLEQVQLDPSKHDRRINRLSGGEQQRVAIARALANEPKLILADEPTGNLDEQTGDHIIELLSSLSRDHNTTILVVTHDRVLANKTDRRFRLQQGKLTEEPVRGRTAVAASA
- a CDS encoding sugar-binding protein, giving the protein MRMFGKAGKAAAVAAIAALALTGCGRSEPSGGSSSGAAGFDQNSSIGVALPQKTSENWVLAEKLFNDGLNGAGFKADVQFANGGVSEQQNQISAMVTKGAKVIIVGAIDGSQLGTQLKQAKDAGATIIAYDRLLLNTANVDYYVAYDNFKVGVLQGQALLDGLKAKKPAGPYNIELFAGSPDDANAKVFFNGAMSVLKPKIDDGTLKVVSGQNSFEQAVTQGWKAENAQRRMDTLLSGSYTTANVDGVLSPNDTLARAILTSVKAAGKPIPVVTGQDSEVESVKSIMAGEQYSTINKDTRKLVEHAITMVKDLQAGKKPEVNDDKSYNNGNKVVPAYLLEPVIVTSANVKTAYTDDPVLGPITK